AGGCATTTACCTAATCAAGTCCACTTGTAAAGTTGTATTACCCGCATGTAGGCTACTCAGGCCTTACCTGTCCAAACACTGAGCTGAGGTACGGGCGCAGGTTGAAGTCTGCTTCAGAGGATGCTGCGCTGGAGCGCCCTGATCTCCGGGAGGAGCGGCTGGAGGATGCGGGCACCGGTGAGGACGAGGCGGTGGAGGGTGGACACGCCTCTCTGCTCGTTGACGAACCCGGTCGATTCCGGTCCAGTTGAGGTGACTCCAAAAAGAGAGCAGTTTCGTCCCTGCACTCGGAGAAAGATTGAGTTCTGTTGGGCATGCGAGCGGCGTGAGAGTGTTTGGGTCGGGGCTCCTGGGGCAGGTCGTCCCGGGTGGACCGATGGCGGTggtggtggtgatgatgatggtgatgatgatgatggtggtggtgTCGTCTGGCTGTCTTGCGCTCCCTTGCACCTGGAAGCTCAGACAGGTCCTCCTGACTGTGAGCCGTAGAAAGAGCGCGTCCGTGGGAGTGTTGTGGGTGGCTCTTCTCCGCGCTGTTCCGGTTAGCGACCAGTGATGGGTGACACAGGGGTCTCCGTGAGCTCGCATCGCAATCCGCCGTCCAGAACGACTCTTCTAAAGCGGTCTCTGCCCCAGATGACGCCGCTGCTGCCGCTGAACGCTGATGATGAGTCCGACGGGATCCTCTGTGGTCGGGATGTGGAGCTGCTCTCCTACTCGGTGCGGAGGATCTCAGCAAGGAGGTCGTCGAATCGCTTTTAGGGAGCGTGAAACTCATTCTCAGCCTTGTAAAATGCCCTTGAAGGTAAAGGCGTACCTCTGGGCTGTCATATTATTACTGTTCGAATGAAATAAGTCGACCCAGAGTGGCGAGAGTCCATCGGATCCTTCTCGATGGCATGTTGGGCTCAAGAAAATGATGCAGCAGAGATGTTCTCCTCTTGAAGTTGGTGCCACTTGATTGCTCTGGAAGGCGGTGTAGCGCTATTCTGGTAGGACGCGTAGGTAAGGggagataaataaaaaaaccaaaaaaagatagatagagagtgagaaggagagagaggatACGCGGAACGTATGGTGTGCATCATCAGATGCCGCGTGTGACCTTCAGCCGTGTTACACCATGTGATGAGACAATATCTACATGCAAAATCAAAGCAAGGTCTTGACGCAAAACATGAATGGAAAAGCTACATGTCTCAGTGTTTGATCAAGTTCAGAAACTTTGTGTTAAAAGGCTAGATTTTGATTTGCCAAAgcaccatttcttttaatgtgGCAGCAATGGGCTTCCATAGTGAAAataatttcagttatttaaaatgagacttttaggcccacagcagtgtgtaacattatcaatagtctttattctttttaccatgcctattaaaattgtaatcggtgaaattaaacaatataaataccacaacttGTCCTGGGGACTCCAACACTGAATTGTAGGAATGGCCCAGAAACCAAATGCAATCATTTAAGAATGAACCACTGAAAACCCATATCAGGCAACTAAAAATCTGAATATTGGACAGACATGTAGAATTAGAATAGAATTGCAAATCTACATCTTGAAAGGAGTTGATGGTAAAATCCATTGGAAATGGAAAATTAAATATTGACATATTGCAAAATGTAATCATTACGTTTGATAAAATAGTCTTTCATGTCTACAGTTCATACTCTTTTGTATCATATTTTGAAAGCATATTGCATTCattttccctttgttaagggtttataaagaggttcattaacaactaataagtaatttacaaatgcattataaatcatcgATGTGCAATTATGACAGCATGCATAACTTCAGCAGGAACATCTTGAAGCACAACTTCAAGAGAACATTTCTGCTGCATCATTTACTTGAGCCCAAAATGCCATCAAGAAGGCTCCGATGAACTCTCACCACTCTGGATcgacttatttcattatttcaatgAATTGTAGGAATGGCCCAGAAACCAAATGCAATAATTTAAGAATGAACCACTGAAAACTCATACCAGGCGACTACAAATCTGAATATTGGGCAGACATGTCCCCTTTGATGTCTATTGTGGTTAGGGCTctgatttatatcattaaagaatTTCAGAGTATTAGGGGTTTTATGTATTGTTGGGTATAGAGTTTGCAATCTGCATTTGATATCCAGAATATAAACCATCAAATATCTTATTCgtcagttagttccggtccttgaataTGACTGGACAAGTAATgtttcaagagtgctgatatacagTCCAAAAGGATGCAGAGGCAAAAAAACAACTATATATTCAATGTATGCAACGCATGGTGCCACACAAAGGAGGGTGGCAAATCGATCCTAAGTGGGGGCACTCTAAAGTTGAAACATGGGTAACTGGATAGTTGCATGGATTGCGCCCCTACTGATTTGAGCTGATTTCTTTTCTGCTTCTTCATGTTCATGGCTTTCCAAATTGAGGTGAGtattttgatttattgatttcATTCACTCTCATTTGTGTAGGGGccatttctggagattgcatATTTACTCCAGTAAGTGGCGacaaataaacattgtgtaaatcATGAGTGAGTCATTTAATCATTCACTCaaatgatttgtaaaaaaaaaaaaaaaaaaaaaaaaaaaaaaacagaagcagTTGAAACAcagaaacaatgaaagtgaatcattTGTTCgcttaaaagattagttcaaactATTTTCGCTGGCAgataagaaatgcacaaactAACAAAATGTTTgtctgaaatgtaagttatttaaaattatatctTCACTGACCCCAATACACACCCCCACCCATTCTTTTACCCTCAGTTCCACAATCTTGAATGTGTTCTCTGCCCCCCTGGGGTGATACATTTTTCAGAACGCATCATGCTGAGGAGTCTTCTTCTCTCGCCCACAGGTTTTCACTTGATTAAACATTGCATCCTCCTGTGTAGGACATCCCATCCTCAGGCCACTTCATGGTCCATTTATTCACTATGAACTAGAATTGAGATAACCTGCATAATACGTGACAGACTCAGAAGTTCATCTCTGCCTTGCTGATATTTCTAGCCTTGTTTAGGAAAGCCCTCAGCCTCACAAatgtctgaaaacacacacaacatattAATACAAAGCATTTTTAAAGTAAACATATCATGCAGGTAACAGTGCAGGTTATAGTGCGAGCTATAGTGTCATGTCTCATGTTAGTTACCGAAGACTCTTACAATTGTGCCAGAGCATGTGTAAATTCAAAGAATGGTGCAAAATTACTATCCTTTATTATAATCCTATTTTAACAGTACATGTTGTGGAAATATCCTCAGCACGTGTTTCTCATCCATATTGGTATGATCAGTGGTTCCATCTCTGAGCCATACATCTGCAACAGTGCGAGTCTTTTGTTGGAAATACAGTACTGAATGGACATGAAACCCAGACTTTTTCCACACTACAACAAATTAGAACTGCAAATGTACATCTTGAAAGGAGCTGatgatgaatacattttttattaaatactgacATATAACAAAATGTAATCATTACTTTTGATAAAACAGTCTTTCATGTCTACagtaacatacactcactgagcactttaataggaacaaAATGGTCCTAACCAgtctgaaccagtctggccattctccgttgacctctctcatcaacaaggcctttctGTCCCcgaattcaaaatatgggggcaaaaaaatgcccacgcaatgagttcccgtgttttattaataatatctgatatataaGGGgactgggtatctcagcaagtaaagacgccgACTAaaacccctggagttgcgagtatGAATCCAGGGCGagctgactccagccagatctcctaagcaactaaattggcccggttgctagggagggtaaagtcacatggggtaacctcctcgtgatcgctataatgtggttctcgctcttggtggggtgcgtggtgagttgtgcgtggatgccgcagagaatagcgtgaagcctcacaCGCGAtaagtctccacggtaacgcactcaacaagccacgtgataagatgcgtggattgacggtctcagatgcaactgagattcgtcctccgccacccggattgaggcgagtcactacgccaccatgaggaattagagcgatttgggaattgggcattccaaattagggagaaaaggggagaaaatcaagaaaaaatgcaaaaataaaaattaaaaaataatatctgATAAAGTTACAATTAAATACAttgtgatcttcttttgacttttcattgaacattattttttccccaccgtccgcttctatcaatctgcatcagttcggtattgtacccctgtgttaaattccgtaaccgttcgcccctcttgttcaaaataaactgtcctagcaggTAAAActctcacggtgctgtactgtacttccctgccctgtctcacctgctagaggccaaaaatttgtgcaagggatggatgttatataaaggtctgagaaatcacaaaacaaaatgtaaccaaatactacaatttacttaataataatacctcaatatgttaaataaccataatgttaattaatactttattattacaactgtaatacaataatacatatacagaacaaccacttttagtgtttgaatcaatcatatctctcactaaacactgtgtgtgaaatgtttatttttgccttattttattcagttggcatgtagaaGTTGATGACAagttgcttaataatctcattacatatctggataattgctgcagtaTCATAGAGgttaaatttcctcctctatgatattgcattatatcagctttgtacagtattttaacttaatagccaaaatacgtggacatacgtgaatgagaataaacctgaaataggaatgcgtttcagtcacaatgcacattatgtagtttagagatgatttagagacatttagaatgttacaaatgtctatttctatttaaataaatgtttgtccaagaatcctcttgcagcaatgcaggtctttggcatttagaagctgctagtttaggacctgtgaggagtctgtttctcaaactagagactgtgatttacttgtctttttgttgtgcatctggccgtccacttCCGTCTCTATCCTGGTTACagattctttttttcaaaacagtaatgcatggaatagccttcatctctctaaaacaatagacttaagaagaaaatagaatttcaggagaaatgtgtttctttttgcctattttttaaaccaaaatttgacttgcaagtgtaaagcaacttgtaagaactcaataccttagtaaatgtggaaaaaaacccactgtattatgatttctgcatggtagcgcaaccattttcagctgttctaataataatgaatttttcatgagtaccaaattagcactttagagtGCTTTTGTAAGTAATAGGTGACATAGTATATGTTTGCcgtcacgggtaaagaaaaaaatggaataaataccacttaaaacaataatttcaaactgtaataataatttgttatgaatgattttggcagtatttttgatcaatttaatgcatccttggtgaaaggaagcatcaattattttcaagaacaaaaatgtctttatgttctaaaaatggaagtgtatatactatgctgtatataatataattttcataaacagaTGTACAGGTAGCTGTAAtaacctgctgggcattattgCCTGCCGCACCTGCACCACTGCCTTCAGCCCAGCTGCAGGGTCATTGGCCGGGAGCCACCTATCTTCAATGTTTCGCCCTATTAATCCCGGAACACCCGGTGGTGGGGCAGCGGTCAGGGacatctccctgccaccccccgcAGTTGGACACCGGATCCCCTCCAACGCCTTCCAACTTCATgttgttcaagtcaagtcaagtcatttttatatgtatagcgcttttcacaacacacatcatttcaaagcagctttacagaaaatcaagcaTTAACAGAACATGAAAAATTTAATATCTATAAGTCTTAGGGTCAtcatgtagtttgattaaatatgactgaaaattgtgtataaaataattaattaaataattaaatcataattgtatttagaaccccagtgagcaagccgagggcgactgtggcaagaaacacaaaactccataagatgttggttaatagggaaaaataatcttgggagaaaccaggctcactgtgggggccagtttccctctagctaaccagcatgaatataatgccaatattagttatttatgtgcagtgcaggtcatggtttaaaattagtaaactaataaagtgttaagggtcagtgtttaaacaaagattttgtatgaactttaagattaatgactaatgtctttgaagttcagcctggatAGATGcatgttcacatagatgcattgtcctttgtaaattggctgatgaaggctatgtattccattttaagagtgtagtccatcattagaccaaggtgatgcaggcagagatcagtgaggtgcattgcagttcaaccagcaggtcattttgtTGAGGTTTGTCCTAAGTCAAAGGTTCAGACAGTGGCATATGAAAtattccatgtcttatggttggagttggcatcagttcatcccctgaagtccatcgttatagactgaagtgatgtctggctggcactggctgcatgtAGTCATCATTACTctgagacacatagcagtggtgtccgacaccaagcaggaacggaggtggatctggccggctctggtcaTCTTgggaggttgagacagggaaacaaatagaataatattagcgtagatgccattcgaTTTGTTACAGAGCATGATACatttttctggttccggcagacctaactaaagcagcctaattgtgagttgatggataaattaggtgtatgcctggctaaatagatgtgtctttagtctagacttaaactgagtgagtgtgtctgcatcccgaatagtgttagggagattattccatagtttaggagccaaatagggaaatgatctacctccttttgtggattttgatattcaagGAACTAATAACAGGCCAGAATTTagcgattgtaatgaacgtgatggattatagcgtggtagaatgtcacttaagtactgctgagctagaccattcaaagctttgtttgtagttaacaacattttagaattaatacaaaatttaacaggtagccagtgtaacaataataaaatggggctaatatgatcatatttcttggttctaatcagcactctggctgctgcattttgaaccaattgaagtttatttattgaacttgctggacatcctaccagtaatgcattaaaataatctagtcttgaggtcataaaCGCATCAATTATTTTTTCGGcttcagcaacagagagcatacATTGTAACTTAGCAATACATTTCTGAGGTAGAAGAATGCTGTtcaacaaacattggaaatttgattttcaaaggacagattggtatcaaatataacacctaagttcttcgctgtagaagacgatgtaacagtacatccatcgagaatcaaattatattttagctgcttattttagAGGtctttggtccaataattagtacctctgttttgtcgaaattgagtagaaggaactACCactttctggccatccaatctttgatttcattgttacactctgctaatttgaagaattgtgaattttcattgcgtttagaagaaatataaagttgggtatcgtcagcataacagtggaaacttatacacgattcctgataatatctcccaggggaagcatatataagtaGAAAAGCAGagaccctaaaactgatccctgtggcactccatacttaactattgtttgatttgacaattcctcatttacacagacaaagtggtagcagtcttctaaataggacttaaaccatgctaatgcaagtccacaaatgccaacataattctcaagcctattcaagtgaatgtcgtgatctattgtATTGAagacagcactaagatctaaaagcactagaagagaaatgcagctgcgatcagataataagagcaagtcatttgtaactttgataagtgcagtctctgtactgtgatggggcctaaatcctgactgaaattgttcatatatactatttctctgtagaaatgaacatagttgggacactaccttttctagtattttcaacataaatgggagatttgaaattggtctataattagtcaattttccaggatcaagctgtagcTTCTTAATAAACGGTTTgataattgccattttaaagtttcttgggacaggtcctaaggatagcgagaagttaataatatttagaagaggctctgagattacagggaatatctcttttaagagcttagttggtattggatctaacatacatgttgtggcttttgatgtttcgataagttttgttatctcttcatgacctatgacagcgaagtattgaagttgctcatgaggaaaattatgagacactgttttctgtggtactgtgacagatgattacataattcaaattttatttctgattatttacattttatcagtaaagaaattcatgaagtcattatactattgtgctgcaacggaatatctggttcagttgaggctttattcctaaccaaatttgccacagtactgaataaatgcctaggattgttgtggttatgagtttgctaaaatatgctgacctggcagcttttaatgcctgtctgtagctacagacactatccttccatgcaccgcgaaatacctcttattttgtattcttccacttgcgctccattgtctgagctgctctcttgagagcatgagtgtgatcattgtaccatggtgctgggcttttttctttaattttctttaatcgaagggggggtgacactataaagagtgctagagaagactgcatttatattttctgatattacatcaagttcttctagacttttttgtttactgagtatatgagataaatctggaagattattagtgaagctatctttagtggtcgaaagaatggttctacctgaacgatagcgtggtgtagattgagtaacattagctgatagcagcatacaagagacgaggtaatgatctgagatgtcatcgctctgcgacagaatttctatagtatcaatatcaactccatatgacagaaataaatctagcatatgattatggcgatgagttggtcctatcACATTTTGTCTAACTCCAAGAAAgtttagaatatcgataaatgataATCCCaatatgtcattttcattatctatgtgaatgttgaattcaccaacaattaatgctctatccacagtaactaatagatctgatagaaaattagcaaattcaccaaggaaatcagaatacagcccgggtgatctatatactgtagcaagtgtAAAAGACTTCAaagattttttaattgtatctgacagtatcacattaagcattattagttcaaaagacttaaacttatatcctgtcctctgagtaacaacAAAAacctcactgtaaattgcagcaacacctcctcatcgacccttcaggtgaggctgatgtttataacaataacctgggggagtagattcatttaaactaatatattcatctggtttaagccaggtttcggtcgagtgcatccaaactatgatctgtaataatttcatttacagttagtgctttggtgaaagagatctaatgtttagtagccctacctttatatgatgtttatcttctattttttaattttattttcaagttttactttaaccaattttttttctaaatgatttagtttggtagttcagggaacagacacagtctctatgtgatatctaggtgatacagtctctgtgtgttgttgtttatgtgacatgtgtgacgtctcaaggtagctagcagatgtttggattagccagtttgtctgcttcctgacctgggcagcacttagtcaaatactatcaatattaagactatgagccaaattactagagaggagaccggcaccttccctggagggatggagtccgtctctctttaggaGATCagatctaccccaaaaactcttccaattgtctataaatcctatgctattctccagacaccactcagacttCCAGCCAATCAGTGACACTAACCTATTATaaaccacgatgagcagggagggggccagagcttattacagtgtctgacgtttttgcaaattcacacacctctttaatattatcTTTAGTGAactccgactggtgaagccggacatcgttagtgctaacatgaataaaaaattttgaaaatctatgtttagcattagccagcacttgtaaatttgatctgatgtcataaTACCTTGACCCGACCTATACcaattccttcaaagacttttttAAAGCTGCTCCTACGATGCCAATGTCTCAAAataggtgctgcattgatgttcccataaATCTTCGGCACCCAACCTCAACAGGGTAGGTGGCAATCCTCCATCTATTTTCCTTGCACTCTGCAGCCAGATCAGCATATcttagcttcttcctctcataggcttTCTCCAGACCCTCTACCCATGGAACAGTAAGCTCAATCATTACTATTTTCCTAGCTGAAGTCGACCACAACACCACATCCGGCCTCAAGGATGTAATGGCAACCTCAGTAGGAAATTTTTgctgctggccaaggtcgaccatcattgaccaatcacttccaggtGCCAAGCTTGATCTGGCTTCCCTCCGTGCTGTGCCTTGTGCGGTACCTCCCTTTTTATCAAAATCAACACCCTACCTCTGGGGAGCATGGTTGCCTTTGTTTGCCTTTATGCACCTctaggatctctgccagcttccGCAAAACCTGATCATGCCACCACCTGTACCGTCCTTGTGCCCCCCTTCTATATGGTCCAGcgcccttgctgctgctggctgccTGCCCTAACCGtatacccttcctcttccatcctaGTTATTTCCATAACTACCATTGCTTTCCTATATTTTCGgtaggctgctgaccacagtttgggagccacacccatccaaggcctgttctTCTTGACTgtgttcttccaacaatctcttgatGCTTCTGTCTTGAAACCACCTGGTTTACGAACTCCTATGCCTTGCAAGTTCTGCCTGTTCGGACTTGGACTTGACCTGCCCTCACTGCCTGATCTGTCGATTTCCGTAGCTCCAAAGCAAGCCTGGTCTTTTCCTGCTTGTAGCCCAGATTGAGTGATTTTAGAGGCAGttgtaaagcatttcttccaaacaatgctacatCTGAGAGACAAAGTGGCAGGCTTAGCCACTTCCTGATataactgttggccttggtgtccatccttgccactgcCGTTGCTGAAATCTCACACATTTTTAGTGGTCACATCAGGCAATGGTAAAGTGTAAATTGGTAACACCAAATCTTGAATTTGCCTGGGAGATGACAATTGCCTATCTTATCCAGGCCCTCTTTCAGTTGCTTCAGGACCAACTCTGCCATGTGTTTGTCTGAaagatctgctgtgtattctctccctaaacttcAAATAGGCTGCTCTGCCACAACTGGGATTCTTTCACCGTCCACCTCAAACGAAATTTGATCGTCACTCACCCCCTTTGTAATAGAAAGACTACGTGATTTTGTTGGATTAATCTTCATTCTGGCCCATGCCAAGAGCCAGTTAGTACATGCAGCAGTCAGGAGGATgcttgtgacatcatccatataACTGCGCAGAGCTGGCAATCTCACCCCAGACTGTGTACAGATTCCTCTGATCATTTGTCTTGAACCAATTAGGATGATCTCGAACGCAGCTTGTCAAGATGGGAGAGATTGAACATCCTATCACTATTcctttttccagttgctgccatcgcATTGTGTAGTCCTGTGTTGCATGAAATATCTTCAGGTCCCCATAGTAGCTGTCTACCAAGCTCCAAATGCACTCTGGTACATGGAAAAACTCCAATGCATAGCTAACAAACTGGTGTGGAACTGATCTATAGGCATTTGCCAAGTTCAGCCAGAATACGTGGATGTCTTTCTTATCTCACTTGGCAGACTGGATATAACTACTGATTACTGATGCATGTTCCACACACCCAGGAAAACCTGGTATGCCTGCATTCTGGCAGCTTGTATCTATGTATCCATTCTTCAGGAGGCAGTCAGACATCCTCCTTGCTACCACCGAAAAGAAAAGCTTTCCCTCCACATTCAAAAGAGCAATGCTCCTAAACTGAAATGCTGGTGAATCCCTGCTTTTTGGGTATAAAGATGGTCACTGCCCTTCGCCACTCCACAGGTATGCACTGCTTCTTACAGGCAACCCTAAACAGTCTCCATAACATTTTAAGAACTTTGGGGCACTTCTTATACAGCTTGTATGGTATCCCATTCAGGCCTGGGGCTGAAGTTGCCCTTGCTTTTTCTAACACTTGCCT
This is a stretch of genomic DNA from Myxocyprinus asiaticus isolate MX2 ecotype Aquarium Trade chromosome 24, UBuf_Myxa_2, whole genome shotgun sequence. It encodes these proteins:
- the LOC127415219 gene encoding calcium-binding protein 1-like isoform X2, which codes for MSFTLPKSDSTTSLLRSSAPSRRAAPHPDHRGSRRTHHQRSAAAAASSGAETALEESFWTADCDASSRRPLCHPSLVANRNSAEKSHPQHSHGRALSTAHSQEDLSELPGARERKTARRHHHHHHHHHHHHHHHRHRSTRDDLPQEPRPKHSHAARMPNRTQSFSECRDETALFLESPQLDRNRPGSSTSREACPPSTASSSPVPASSSRSSRRSGRSSAASSEADFNLRPYLSSVFGQNRELRPEEIDELREAFKEFDKDKDGFIGCKDLGNCMRTMGYMPTEMELIELSQQINMNCGHVDFEDFVGLMGPKLLAETADMIGIKELRNAFKEFDTNGDGEISTGELREAMRKLLGQQVGHRDLEDILRDIDLNGDGRVDFEEFVRMVSR
- the LOC127415219 gene encoding calcium-binding protein 1-like isoform X1 translates to MSFTLPKSDSTTSLLRSSAPSRRAAPHPDHRGSRRTHHQRSAAAAASSGAETALEESFWTADCDASSRRPLCHPSLVANRNSAEKSHPQHSHGRALSTAHSQEDLSELPGARERKTARRHHHHHHHHHHHHHHHRHRSTRDDLPQEPRPKHSHAARMPNRTQSFSECRDETALFLESPQLDRNRPGSSTSREACPPSTASSSPVPASSSRSSRRSGRSSAASSEADFNLRPYLSSVFGQNRELRPEEIDELREAFKEFDKDKDGFIGCKDLGNCMRTMGYMPTEMELIELSQQINMNLGGHVDFEDFVGLMGPKLLAETADMIGIKELRNAFKEFDTNGDGEISTGELREAMRKLLGQQVGHRDLEDILRDIDLNGDGRVDFEEFVRMVSR